One genomic region from Panthera tigris isolate Pti1 chromosome D1, P.tigris_Pti1_mat1.1, whole genome shotgun sequence encodes:
- the LOC102965819 gene encoding olfactory receptor 10AG1-like has translation MENRLKTGISNVTTLVEFVLLGFSDIPNLHWTLFGIFLVIYLTILMCNSIIILVTRIDSALQTPMYFFLGNLSFLEICYVTVTIPRMLMDLLTQKGNISFFACAAQMCFVLMFGGSECLLLTVMAYDRYVAICNPLHYPLIMNHKVCVQLVTVSWISGVPVVIGQTCQIFSLPFCGSNTINHFFCDLPPVLQLACGDTFVNEIAVYVVAVIFVMAPFLLIVVSYGKIISSILKLSSAKGRAKAFSTCSSHLIVVVLFYGTATITYLQPKPNQSEGVGKLISLFYTVLIPTLNPIIYTLRNKDITVALRKLLTKILI, from the coding sequence ATGGAGAATCGATTAAAAACAGGAATTTCAAATGTTACTACACTGGTGGAATTTGTTCTCTTGGGGTTTTCTGATATTCCCAATCTCCACTGGACTCTTTTTGGGATATTTTTAGTCATCTACCTAACTATCCTGATGTGCAATAGCATCATAATATTGGTAACAAGAATTGACTCTGCTCTCCAGAcccccatgtatttttttcttggcaaTCTCTCCTTCTTAGAAATCTGTTATGTAACAGTCACTATCCCCAGAATGCTCATGGACTTATTGACtcagaaaggaaatatttctttctttgcctgtgcTGCACAAATGTGTTTTGTCCTTATGTTTGGAGGCTCAGAGTGTCTTCTCCTGAcagtgatggcctatgaccgctacgTGGCCATTTGTAACCCTCTGCACTACCCTCTAATCATGAACCACAAGGTCTGTGTCCAACTGGTGACTGTCTCCTGGATCAGTGGAGTCCCAGTTGTAATTGGGCAAACATGccagattttctctctgcccttttgtgGGTCTAACACAATTAATCATTTCTTCTGTGACCTCCCCCCAGTACTCCAGCTAGCTTGTGGGGACACATTTGTGAATGAGATAGCAGTCTACGTAGTTGCAGTGATATTTGTCATGGCTCCATTTCTGTTGATTGTTGTCTCCTATGGCAAAATTATCTCCAGCATTCTGAAATTGTCGTCAGCCAAAGGGAGGGCTaaagccttctccacctgttCTTCTCACCTGATAGTTGTCGTCTTATTCTATGGAACGGCTACCATCACGTACTTACAACCCAAACCAAATCAATCTGAAGGAGTTGGGAAATTGATCTCTCTTTTCTACACCGTTTTGATCCCAACTTTGAATCCCATTATATATACTCTGAGGAACAAAGACATCACGGTGGCACTGAGAAAATTACTAACAAAGATTTTAATATGA
- the LOC102966093 gene encoding olfactory receptor 10AG1-like, translating into MEKKTEVNLTSVMEFVLLGFSDIPNLQMFLFVIFFFVYVIILMGNGIIVLIARVDQALQTPMYFFLSNFSFLEICFVSVTLPRMLTNLWTQKRNISLFACATQMSFVLTLGNIECLLLTVMAYDRYVAICNPLHYPLVMNHKVCVQMVVACWITGVPVETGQTYQIFSLPFCESNQINHFFCDIPPLLKLACGDTFLNEMLVFTVAVLFVTIPFLLILGSYIKIISTILRLPSATGRTKAFSTCSSHITVVVMFFGSAIITYLRPKSKHSSRADKFLSLFYTIVTPMFNPMIYTLRNKDAMMALRKLLP; encoded by the coding sequence atggagaaaaaaacagaagtaaatctCACTTCAGTGATGGAATTTGTTCTTTTGGGATTTTCTGATATTCCCAatcttcaaatgtttctttttgtaatatttttctttgtctatgtGATAATTCTGATGGGAAATGGCATCATTGTTCTCATAGCCAGGGTTGACCAGGCTCTTCAGACGcccatgtattttttccttagtaatttttccttcttggaaATCTGTTTTGTATCTGTCACTCTCCCCAGAATGCTCACAAACCTTTGGactcagaaaagaaatatttctttgtttgcctGTGCAACACAAATGAGTTTTGTCCTTACGCTTGGAAACATAGAGTGCCTCCTTCTGAcagtgatggcctatgaccgctacgTGGCCATTTGTAACCCTCTGCACTATCCTTTAGTTATGAACCACAAGGTCTGTGTCCAGATGGTAGTGGCCTGCTGGATCACTGGAGTTCCAGTGGAGACAGGGCAGACATACCAAATTTTCTCTCTGCCATTTTGTGAGTCTAACCAAATCAATCACTTCTTCTGTGACATCCCTCCACTACTCAAGTTGGCCTGTGGGGACACATTCCTGAATGAGATGTTAGTCTTTACAGTCGCTGTGCTGTTTGTTACGATCCCCTTTCTGTTGATACTTGGATCCTACATCAAAATCATCTCCACCATTCTGAGGTTGCCATCAGCAACAGGACGAACCAAAGCTTTCTCCACCTGCTCGTCTCATATCACAGTTGTGGTGATGTTCTTTGGATCTGCAATCATCACATATTTACGGCCCAAATCTAAACATTCTTCCAGAGCAGacaagtttctctctcttttctatacCATTGTCACCCCAATGTTTAATCCTATGATATACACTCTGAGAAATAAGGATGCCATGATGGCCTTGAGAAAATTGTTACCTTAA
- the LOC102951976 gene encoding olfactory receptor 5T1-like: MSAVPSDLDLYRIQMENVTEVTTFILMGFTNDFKLQVFLFFLFLAIYLFTMMGNLGMVLLVIGDSRLHNPMYYFLSVLSFLDACYSSAVTPKMLVNFLSENKAISFLGCAAQMFLFVTFGTTECFILAAMAYDRYVAIYNPLLYSVRMSPRVYVPLIISCYVGGFLHATLHTVATFSLSFCASNEIKHVFCDIPPLLAISCSDTHINQLLVFYFAGSIEISTILIVLVSYGFILLAILRMHSAEGRRKVFSTCGSHLTGVSIFHGTVLFMYVRPNSSYALDHDMIVSVFYTIVIPMLNPIIYSLRNKDVKDAMKRMFGKSWFANKVYFSH; the protein is encoded by the coding sequence atgtcAGCAGTGCCATCAGATTTAGATTTATACAGGATTCAGATGGAAAATGTAACTGAAGTCACGACATTTATATTGATGGGCTTCACAAATGATTTTAAGCTGcaagttttcctatttttcctatttctagcAATCTATCTTTTTACGATGATGGGAAACTTGGGAATGGTTTTATTGGTCATTGGGGATTCTCGGCTCCACAACCCTATGTACTATTTTCTGAGTGTCTTATCATTCCTGGATGCCTGCTACTCTTCAGCTGTCACCCCAAAAATGTTAGTCAATTTCTTGTCAGAGAATAAAGCCATTTCATTCCTTGGATGTGCAGCACAGATGTTTCTCTTTGTTACTTTCGGAACCACGGAATGTTTTATCTTAGCTGCAATGGCTTATGATCGCTATGTAGCAATCTACAACCCTCTCCTGTATTCAGTTAGAATGTCACCCAGAGTCTACGTGCCGCTCATAATTTCCTGCTATGTTGGTGGCTTTCTGCATGCTACTTTACACACTGTGGCTACTTTTAGTCTATCCTTCTGTGCATCCAATGAAATTAAACATGTCTTTTGTGACATCCCTCCTCTCCTCGCTATTTCTTGTTCTGACACTCACATAAATCAACTGCTAGTCTTTTACTTTGCGGGATCTATTGAGATATCCACTATCCTCATAGTCCTGGTCTCCTATGGTTTTATTCTGTTGGCCATTCTGAGGATGCATTCCGCTGAAGGGAGGCGGAAGGTCTTTTCCACGTGTGGCTCTCACCTAACTGGAGTATCAATTTTTCACGGTACGGTTCTCTTCATGTATGTGAGACCTAATTCCAGCTATGCTTTGGATCATGATATGATAGTGTCAGTATTTTACACGATTGTGATTCCTATGCTGAATCCCATCATCTATAGTTTGAGgaacaaagatgtgaaagatgCAATGAAAAGAATGTTTGGTAAAAGCTGGTTTGCCAATAAAGTATACTTTTCACACTAA